In one window of Methanoculleus chikugoensis DNA:
- the thiC gene encoding phosphomethylpyrimidine synthase ThiC gives MGLIEDARRGVVTEEMRIVAAAEGVTEDFVRRGVADGHIVIPVSPYRKVKICGIGEGLRTKVNASIGTSSDIVDVDMEVEKVRQAELAGADTLMELSTGGDFMEIRRRVVEATTLSVGSVPLYQAFIEAARKHGAVVHMEEDDLFRITAEQAKAGTNFMAIHTGINYETMKRLQNQGRHGGLVSRGGAFMTAWMLHNEKENPLYSEFDYLVEILKEHEVTLSFGNGMRAGAVHDATDRAQIQELLINAELADKAHEQGVQAIIEGPGHIPIDEIQTNVVLQKRVTNRKPFYMLGPLVTDIAPGYDDRVAAIGAALSSSYGADFICYVTPAEHLALPTPEEVYEGVMSSRIAAHVGDMIKLKKRDADLEMGHARRDLDWERQFAVAMNPERARAIRAERMPADTDGCTMCGDYCALKIVGRHFNF, from the coding sequence ATGGGTCTCATAGAAGACGCCCGGCGTGGCGTCGTCACCGAAGAGATGCGGATCGTCGCGGCAGCGGAAGGGGTTACCGAAGATTTCGTCCGGCGCGGCGTGGCCGACGGCCATATCGTCATCCCGGTCTCCCCCTACCGTAAGGTGAAGATCTGCGGTATCGGCGAAGGGCTTCGCACGAAGGTCAATGCAAGCATCGGAACGTCGTCGGACATCGTCGACGTCGATATGGAGGTCGAGAAGGTCCGGCAGGCCGAACTTGCCGGTGCCGATACGCTGATGGAACTCTCCACCGGCGGCGACTTCATGGAGATCCGGCGGCGGGTCGTCGAAGCGACTACGCTCTCGGTCGGGTCGGTTCCGCTCTACCAGGCGTTCATCGAGGCCGCCCGGAAGCATGGGGCGGTCGTCCACATGGAGGAGGATGACCTCTTCCGGATCACGGCGGAGCAGGCAAAGGCCGGCACCAACTTCATGGCGATCCACACCGGGATCAACTACGAGACGATGAAGCGCCTGCAGAACCAGGGGCGGCACGGCGGGCTCGTCTCCCGGGGCGGGGCCTTCATGACCGCGTGGATGCTCCACAACGAGAAGGAGAACCCGCTGTATTCGGAGTTCGACTATCTGGTTGAGATCTTGAAGGAGCACGAGGTCACCCTCTCGTTCGGCAACGGGATGCGGGCGGGCGCCGTCCACGACGCGACCGACCGCGCCCAGATCCAGGAACTGCTCATCAACGCGGAGCTCGCCGACAAGGCACACGAGCAGGGCGTGCAGGCGATCATCGAGGGGCCGGGGCATATCCCGATCGACGAGATCCAGACCAACGTCGTCCTGCAGAAGCGCGTCACGAACCGCAAACCGTTCTACATGCTCGGGCCGCTCGTCACCGATATCGCGCCCGGCTACGACGACCGGGTTGCCGCTATCGGCGCCGCGCTCTCCTCCTCCTACGGCGCCGACTTCATCTGCTACGTGACGCCGGCGGAGCACCTGGCACTCCCCACCCCCGAGGAGGTCTACGAGGGCGTCATGAGTTCGAGGATCGCCGCCCACGTCGGGGATATGATCAAACTCAAGAAGCGCGATGCCGACCTCGAGATGGGCCACGCCCGCCGGGACCTCGACTGGGAGCGGCAGTTTGCGGTCGCGATGAACCCCGAGCGCGCCCGGGCGATCCGGGCCGAGCGGATGCCGGCCGATACCGACGGCTGCACGATGTGCGGGGACTACTGCGCGCTGAAGAT